The Streptomyces sp. RKAG293 genome includes a region encoding these proteins:
- a CDS encoding RICIN domain-containing protein — protein MDGHPALTYGGDDTGEGDVTVRIIRGAGRYACPEDYWALYDDADFNEGNRSGEILISDQSIADLQDHGFNDRASSIVNHTRYHVGCFDHADFGGREIGLDPGQGLAGVRRSGARGAGLLDDCPIEDLNDAVSSVRLEEPAPQLVSLTAGIYTLVNVNSGKALDVVNAASASGANVQQYQPNGSKAQLWRLNPLGDGVHIVISANSGKALDVSGAGTHNGANVQQWEANGSNAQKWLIHRLASGSHTLTNVNSGRVLDVDNASTANHANVQQWENNQTDAQKWLLNRVGRLP, from the coding sequence GTGGACGGGCATCCCGCGCTCACCTACGGTGGCGACGACACCGGGGAGGGCGACGTGACGGTCAGGATCATCCGCGGCGCGGGCAGGTACGCCTGTCCGGAGGACTACTGGGCGCTGTACGACGACGCCGACTTCAACGAGGGGAACAGGTCCGGCGAGATCCTGATCTCCGACCAGAGCATCGCCGATCTCCAGGACCACGGCTTCAACGACCGCGCCTCGTCGATCGTGAACCACACGCGGTACCACGTCGGTTGCTTCGACCACGCGGACTTCGGGGGCCGGGAGATCGGACTGGACCCGGGGCAGGGCCTGGCCGGTGTCCGGAGAAGCGGGGCCAGGGGTGCGGGCCTCCTCGACGACTGTCCGATCGAGGACCTGAACGACGCGGTCTCCTCGGTACGGCTCGAGGAACCCGCCCCGCAGCTCGTCTCGCTCACCGCCGGGATCTACACCCTGGTCAACGTCAACAGCGGCAAGGCACTCGACGTCGTGAACGCCGCCTCGGCCTCCGGCGCCAACGTCCAGCAGTACCAACCCAACGGGTCCAAGGCCCAGTTGTGGCGTCTCAACCCGCTCGGCGACGGCGTCCACATCGTGATCAGCGCCAACAGCGGCAAGGCTCTGGACGTGAGCGGCGCCGGCACGCACAACGGCGCCAACGTCCAGCAGTGGGAGGCCAACGGCTCCAACGCCCAGAAGTGGCTGATCCACCGACTGGCGAGCGGCAGTCACACCCTGACGAACGTCAACAGCGGCAGGGTCCTGGACGTCGACAACGCCAGCACGGCCAACCACGCCAACGTCCAGCAGTGGGAGAACAACCAGACCGACGCCCAGAAGTGGCTCCTGAACAGAGTCGGCCGACTGCCCTAG